Within Nitrospinota bacterium, the genomic segment CCCAACCTCTCTTCAATTACTTTACGATTCTCCTTGAGGATTCTTACTACACCCTGTCCTACTGTTCCAAAGCCGATAAGACCAATATTAATTGTTTTCAAATTTGAAATTCCTCTTATTTAGAAAATATTTTTAATCCCCTTTATTGCTTGTTTAGAACGATGTTCATTCTCTATTAATGCGAACCTAACATAATCATCACCATATTCCCCATAACCAATACCTGGGTATACAACAACCTTAGCCTTTTTCAATAATAATTTTGAAAATTTCAATGAACCCATCTTTTTATACTTATCAGGAATCTCGGCCCATAAAAACATCGTTGCCTTTGGCTTTTCAACCTTCCAGCCAATCCTATTAAGCCCTGATACCAAAACATCCCTTCGGCTCTGATATTTACTCCTTATCCTCTCCACACAATCCTTTGGACCATTTAGGGCTATAATGCTGGCAATCTGAATTGGCTGAAACGTCCCGTAATCTAAATAGCTTTTAATTCTTGTAAAAGCCTCTATGATTTTAGAATTACCTACGACAAAGCCCACTCTCCAGCCAGGCATACTATAACTCTTAGAGAGGGTAAAGAGTTCTACACAAACCTCCTTTGCCCCTCTTACCTGTAGAATACTTGGTGCCTTATAACCATCATATACCAGATCTGCATAGGCAAGATCGTGGATTACAATAATATTGTTTTCTTTTGCAAAAGCAACAACCTTTTTAAAGAAGTCCAAATCTACGCAGGTCGTTGTTGGATTATGAGGAAAATTCAAGACCATGGCCTTTGGCCTTGGCCAATGATGCTTGTAACTTTTGATCAGACTTTCTAAAAAATTTTCTCCTTTGATAAGGGGCACATGGACAACATCACCATTCGCAATAATTACTCCGTAAGAATGAATGGGATAGGTTGGAGAGGGTACCAACACTGAATCCCCAGATCCAATTATAGCTAAGGTCAAATGAGAAAGCCCCTCTTTCGAGCCAATAGTAACGATGGCCTCGGTTTCTGGATTAAGATTCACTTTAAAGTTTCTCTTGTACCAGTTAGTAATGGCCAGCCTGAGCTTAGGGATCCCTTTTGAAGCTGAATATCTGTGGTTTCGAGGCTTCTCCGCTGCTTCACATAACTTCTTAACGATATGTTCGGGTGTTGGCTGGTCTGGGTTTCCCATTCCAAAATCTATGATGTCTTCACCCCTTTTCCTCGCTTGTCTTTTGAGCTCCTCAATCTGAGAAAAGATGTAGGGCGGTAAGCGTTTGATTCTCTGAAACGTCCACATATAACTCCCTCATCTACACATATGACTATTTTGCATAACGACCTCTGCATTAAAAGAACTTCTCACAAAGGGACCTGCAAAAACATGGAGAAATCCCATGCCCTGCAACTCCTCTTTGTACTTCTCGAATATCTCTGGTAAGACATATTCCTTAACCGGCAGACTCTTTTTTGAAGGCCTGAGATACTGACCGAGAGTAACTATATCACAATTGACCTGTCTTAAATCTTTCATTACATCAATAACCTCTTTGCGTGTTTCACCTAAACCCAGCATTAGTCCAGACTTTGTGATAATATCTCCTTCCATTTCCTTAATATTCTTTAAAAGATCAAGAGATCTTTGATAATTTGCCTCTGGTCTTACAAAAGGATACAGCCTTGGAATCGTCTCCAAATTATGATTGAATATATCTGGTTTACTATCAACAACCTTTTTTAAGGATTCCACGGATCCTTTAAAATCGGGTGTTAAAACCTCAATGGTTACCTCTGGTGTCTTTTCCCTGACCTCCTCTACTGTTTTAGCAAAATGTTCTGCTCCTCCATCATCAAGATCATCCCTCGTAACTGAAGTTATGACGGTATGCTTAAGATTTAATTCTTTCACTAACTCCGCTATTCTTTTTGTTTCGTTTTTATCCAATGGACCCGGATTGCCCTTTTTTACCCCACAAAATCCACATTCCCTGGTACATATATCCCCCATTATCATAAAGGTAGCTGTGGGCTTAGAAAAACACTCCCAAATATTGGGACAACGAGCAGCTTCACATACTGTATGAAGACCTTTTTTTCGCAGTAGCATCTTCATACGATGAACATCCTCACCATGAGAAGCCCTTTTTACTAACCAAGGAGGAAATCTCTTTTTCATATATTAAAATTATCTTAATAAAATGAAATTATTATTCTTTTAAATATTTAAATACAATACCTTAGAAAATAGTAAAAATTTTATACTATAATTAAATAATGATTAAAGTCAAGATTTTTTGTTTACTCCAAAAATTTCAATAAGCTAATACAGATTTATTCGTAAATTATGATTTCCGGGTAAAAAGAGGATTTTGTCTTATGGTAAAAATTTAGCCTCTTAATATGGATTTGAAGGGAACAGAAAAAAGATATGTTGATTGAAATATCTAAAGTTACAAAACTCTTTTAATTTGAATTGATTTTAATTAAATCTATAAAGAAAACTAAATCCTATTTTAAT encodes:
- the alaC gene encoding alanine transaminase; amino-acid sequence: MWTFQRIKRLPPYIFSQIEELKRQARKRGEDIIDFGMGNPDQPTPEHIVKKLCEAAEKPRNHRYSASKGIPKLRLAITNWYKRNFKVNLNPETEAIVTIGSKEGLSHLTLAIIGSGDSVLVPSPTYPIHSYGVIIANGDVVHVPLIKGENFLESLIKSYKHHWPRPKAMVLNFPHNPTTTCVDLDFFKKVVAFAKENNIIVIHDLAYADLVYDGYKAPSILQVRGAKEVCVELFTLSKSYSMPGWRVGFVVGNSKIIEAFTRIKSYLDYGTFQPIQIASIIALNGPKDCVERIRSKYQSRRDVLVSGLNRIGWKVEKPKATMFLWAEIPDKYKKMGSLKFSKLLLKKAKVVVYPGIGYGEYGDDYVRFALIENEHRSKQAIKGIKNIF
- the lipA gene encoding lipoyl synthase, with product MKKRFPPWLVKRASHGEDVHRMKMLLRKKGLHTVCEAARCPNIWECFSKPTATFMIMGDICTRECGFCGVKKGNPGPLDKNETKRIAELVKELNLKHTVITSVTRDDLDDGGAEHFAKTVEEVREKTPEVTIEVLTPDFKGSVESLKKVVDSKPDIFNHNLETIPRLYPFVRPEANYQRSLDLLKNIKEMEGDIITKSGLMLGLGETRKEVIDVMKDLRQVNCDIVTLGQYLRPSKKSLPVKEYVLPEIFEKYKEELQGMGFLHVFAGPFVRSSFNAEVVMQNSHMCR